The DNA region tggtcatccttcaatataagctgaaaataaaaaaaattatattagttagacagtagtactcaagggttccggtccccactatgtcagaccgtactgagtgtgtattcaggactaagtgtgtttcacagtttctctaacatgcctctggtccccacaatgttacactagtgcatacgttcaccaattaggacacacacttctacttctactactactactaataataattattattattattaaatttaaacacacctcatcagagggttgtgggtctcctactggagcagagcagttctcttcttctcgtcatatgatcatacttcaatgaaagctgaatataaaaaacacaaaataataattagacagtagtactcagggctcctggtccccactatgtcagaccgtactgtgtgtgtattgaggactaagtgtgtttcacagcttctctaacatgcctctggtccccacaatgttacactattgcatatgttcataaattaggacacacactaagttaaataattacaattaaatgcactactacagcaacaacatctactactactactactactactactactactaataataataatactaataaacatacctcatcagagagttgtcggagcagttttcttctgcagtcatatgggcatctttcaatgaaagctatttaaaaacagctttgttatataagtcatgtcatgactataaagctttcatgacagtcttatgaacccccctttaaagtaaagcattacccaattaattaaacttttttacccattaagacaagaagaagatattaagagattgatttcattatctcttatggatgatgcaaactctttatttttgaacagatttacccttaatctatattaacattaaaaaactcttagctttgctgaatgtattaaggattaatgtattaagtaatcaaaatgtcaaacctttctccaaggccaatcacatgcgccatagtcaaacgttatttcctctccaaagaaaatatccctgattgcaaaaaggcacaaatgaggttttctctgaacaacgatcttactgacagtgcagttagggtgctgatcgtcctcatgatcggcatcaatgctgcaaaactaagagaaaagagcaagcaacattttaattatgccctctcatagcaataaaaagctaaactatggcatgaatacaaacacaatgaatgtaatatatacatgtacatttaattggggaaaacacttaaccacctgttcttgttttaccatataaagtcaaacataaagacagtatttttattatatctcatatatgctttgcttccacaagctctatcatttgtactcaaccacaaaacttcctttaataaatgtggacaacgcaaactctgacctaaaagatttaatgaaatgtgtagggttcaaaaactacaaaaacctcacattagcatcctctctgtgtgtgaattataaatacagtaaaccttttgaagtggatcagaacctttcctcaatgttgttctaatactattgaacacctgttcttctttcttaggacagttttaaagaactttttttccacttcgattgtttacaggtcacactttacaattaggttttattagttaatgtacttactaacatgacctagtaatgaacaatgcatgtacagcatttattaatcagtttaacatttactaattactaatgcattattcaaatctacattcatgcttgtaccagtaataatgcattgcaataattaatgcattgtgcgtgttcaactagtaatgaacaactttattttcatttactaaagttaacaaacatgaacaaatactgtaataaagtattatttattgttcatgttagtaaatgcattaaccagcattaactaatttaaccttattgtaaaaggctaccagttgacagcaaataaataaataaaacacacacagtgaacatttatgtattataattatttatctaaaataaaacgtttctacacgtcatagaacaataaattaagtacatttctaggaccagatagccccacattttaattataacctctaacgttatattactacattaacgtataaatagtatataatagtgttatttcaggattaacgttaaatgtttaaagcaattaaccatttaaaaagtacgatacaagaactatgaaaacataccttagtaaccttctatatattcggtttccagtgaatgggtcttgtcagtggagctggtgatgtgtttctccgcatcttttaatggttttatcctccgtcgatccatttagccgcccggtgattggtgactgtctgaccgcggctcatgcactccaccccggcctctgactcacgtagcaccgggcagttagcacgttagcacattagcgcgagtaacttttactcgtgtaaacaagttaaattacataccgaactgtagtttgtgtcttatcagtgttatattaatacgtaatttgaaacaacatcgattaaaacacccaggaaattcgttaaaacatttaattaactatacctgataactgtcaaaatatgcaacataagtatttgtcatataacctattttattacattatgatggtgaaaaacattctaacttacccaaaaattcgaataatttgatgatagatcttaattaagttgattaaagtcgGATTCACTTATGAGATTGCGCATGTGCAGTAGGCAGAGTGTGTGAATTGCGTCAAGTGTGTGTCAGGGTGCAGTACCGCCATCCGACTACAGGACCGCTATAGAGCAGTGcgccgacacacacttacacactcaattcaggtaaatggtcaaggtggggatcagtgaaaaaactgcactaggcatatcagcaacgccccctgagtcttttaaaggcaaaacatagtggggaccgggcgatcggtcagaacgcacagagacgagcttttgtgcaaaaatgaacttaaaggtgcctttaaaaaagtgtcaaagtacttttgaaaacaaaaaagcaaacccccaataggtggcagcaagaggccgctttatttgagtaaagcattgaacgattcattcagccaaagaagccaataggatgaacggacagttgaatcaatccctgaatcatcgactcacccgagtcttcttggcgaaggcctgaatcgttcgtgcagggaaacgtcgctgtgtattattcagagatggccaactgttctgctgtttattttattatacttatcgcaatgattttactactactatcaataaaattaatattaataatgataatattgccggaagttgtacagcgcatgcgtcacgtgttcatcatcagcatccatgacaaccgtcctgtggctgttgtttgaatctcgctgtgtcgattggcatctgatctctgcgtcctccgtgacaatttttccagattatcgatattattgatcgttggatacgtcgattgatcgcctgctgttcccatcactcaggtttgaccctttttattacgctgtgctttgtgtttgtgttcagtatgtcttgtgttcactacaggttccagagtcgactcacctacgactcgctccagtttgaaggcctcaacatcagcgcgggggagctgaagcggcagatcatgaggagcaagaggctgaagttctgccagctgaagatcagcaacgcccagactgatgaaggtgagttgaggaaaagacacttcaactgttctacgctaacattagatgcgttacatcagacacttctggaagctgtaaggtggtgctgatgctgacatgtagggatgttttggctgttttaaaaggctaatggctctcaaagtataccgtgctccataattatgtgctgattctgattttattttgctgtcagaatacacagatgatgctctcatccctaaaaacacgtcggtcatcatcagacggatccctgcggcgggactgaagtcctcaaacagaagatttgttgggtaagtgctgtgaaatgagcacacgcgtcctctgttagatgttatatgaagactcctggtctgtccctggtgttttagtcacacaagctcctttgttttgcagacatcaagctggacgctggcgtgaaccttcacctagagctgatccttcactcctctcactggagcagttgttgaaggtattgaacaaatgaatagcacaatagcaatgtaaagcacacaatatacgcacacgcactcagcttcttagggagatttgagattgtttgaagggttgagggtgaaaaagattcaaatgtgcaaatgcctgtgaaacagactgagaatctggctgaggcaaaggcgtcagaggaggacaagctgaaagcggtgatgtaccagtccagcctgtgctactactccagcaggtgagcgttcagacactgacaggtttgctttgtgagagatgtctgagctgattctcatggttctgatgttcactagtgaggccatgaggctgcttgggatcccgggacaccacattaggcactgccccactaatgtggtaactgggttttccaagctcacggttgctgtgaacttgagctcttgtcctcatcagtcagattgtttgctcagagtttgactgtcactcctcaattcacagggcagccgctccgcgccgcacaagcgcatccggaagagcacagggattccccgcagcttcctgttggaggtggacgacccagaccgaaagggagtcatgatagacggcagcggccgatacgtcattcccatcatagacgcgtgagtaaactgtacttggcatagccgcatgttctagtgtttgtccaaatctcacatgatgtctgcttgtgtgtgtttgcgctcgatctgttcagtgaggcctatgctgctgagaagagaaagaggccgtccttctcctgccacaccgagcctttgccctcctcgtcctcagcaggtgcggcatcttcggtccgggacgccggagggaaacggtcccgctccccatcttcaccagagacgcgcggcgaccagaagagaccacgtcgctgagagaccttcatccaagagacctggagccgacgtgtaaatattgtacatagtttattaataaaagataataaagattatagccgcatgaactgtgtggactggttaaccttcactccagcagtgcaacacacacatacacacatacaggcatacatggtttatgatgtcaatgtgactttttggtggtttacggggacatacctttgccaacatcctacgaacataaaacttgtgccaaaaatttttatttgagctacaaaaggcaaacaacgcttaaaaacagcaattttagtttcacaacacactcaaattaactatgtgacatttcacaggcttatggggacagacaaaatcatggtttacaaggtctgtttacatgttacacacaaacctagccccttcatggtttaaaaggactgattaacacattttacatatcacACTATTCTGCCATTGCAGTAAGGGTGACAACAGAACAGACTCTGGCTTTCCTCAGCTAGACACCTGCTAAACCCATCTCAGTTGCTAAGGTTCTGCCTGTCActtcttaaatgacaaaatactattttgcttataatacacttttgatttaacaattctgtaggcttattgtgttgtatcagttaaacaatctgtttaatgtactgttgaacaataacctgaaaaagacagcattttaacattaaagtatgaagagttaattgtttaagggcttttgctcttattttataggacagtagatattttgaaaggcaacttcagataaaaaaagaacataattggCAAAGAACCTTCAACCATGAACAACCAGAAGCACAACTGTACGAtaacatattcattattttattcttttacttgGCCAGAACACAAATGTTCCCCTCTGTgaactctgtgtggagtttgcatgttctctgtgttggagtgggtttcctccgggtgctccggtttcccccacagtccaaagacaagcggtacaggggattgaatacactaaattgtccgtagtgtgtgtgtatgagtgtgtatggatgttttccagtgatgggttgcagctggaagaacaaccgcaacgtaaaacatattctggataagttggtggttcatttcactgtggaaacccctgataaataaaggggttaagccgaaaagaaaatgaatgaatgaatgattacagcttataaacaaactaatggtattttaagatttaattaagtcgttcaacagattattctttttcaaatttaaatatttatactagaacacaacatggtagtgcactagaatactgtcaaatacaaaacattgccactcaatgacagaaataaaaaaataaactttttttattttacttttgaagtccaggaaaacagcaggggaactaaacatgtatatacattttattatgaaatgcatcaactattatcgctctgacaagaacaaaaaaatagatggataaaaatagataaaaagatagataaaaagaaaaaaagataaaactagacataaaagtttgattccacaaattgaatgatacatacagaatgatatgaacacaaaacagattaaaaactaaatttcgtaatgtgacagtaatataatgtgttataatgtgactaattaatatcatacacattttcacttttttgtcacagtgacaatatttgaccattttcaaacatgtaaataaaaaacaaaaaacatgtctttttgctactcaacactgttgtaaatgtttagtctgagggactgcatttgtgggttatgtatttttgtgtgatgggtattgcccaggctcatgaagcagacgtggacctggactgtggagcagtaccagactgtggagtagtggcagacatgggttgagaagcagaggcaaactgtagagcaatgtagagactaccctagagtgatgatggactgtgaagcactggcatggaacagaagtgggtttgaaaatggttaaatattgtcactctgtgacaaggaaaaaaaatgaaaatgtgtataataataatcagtcttttgaactcattacagccttcacgtctgcttttgtccatggtcttctcatgtaggttgttctgccagtgctagagcctgaaagcaaacaagatgattaactgttagcatcactgacttttaatagatcatatcaactgttcatcaatatcgtttaaaagtctctttcttggaaaaaaggttaatccttaggtgtgcacttacaccatggttatacatcacacaactacatgatttaacagcaacatatgcgagtataactttcagtagctgctttgaatcattgtggactattgaaagtgatatgacctttccatgtaaagacttttcttaattttaaaaaaaggcaatcaataatttcataatattccctattatatttttccactggagaaagtcttccgttttttagtttagctgaataataaaaatgtaaaaactgcaaaggtcaatattatgagcacaaaaaataaaataaaaatatatgaaattataaaaattaaaatttattttttgatttttttgtcagccagatatcgcagagccctatttaaaaatggccagatacaaaagagaaagtgataaatggaagacattgacgagaaatgtagcataggaaaaagcatttgtgcatttgcgctacaagcactgcgatagaaagtctgaacgtgtattgagtgctgctggaaacattgcgactccaactaggtctgcttaatccagacaatgtgtcagcatgttagcttttctgtcaaataatttaccaaaaacagTGGAGAGTTAGTAGCCTGCGCTGTTTTTTCCTCAACATCTCACTTATATTGTTATCaataggctaatattttttgttcttctttttattattatcattattattatttttagttactatttatattatcactgatactgaaaagtgttatttaggctatttgtgaagttcttaaaaatgtaacatttaattattatacaggaggggggaaccagtgaatattgtcctcaccacttaaaaaaatgtgtaaataaaaacaaaaaaaaaaactaaaaataaaggataaaaggaaaagcatgctcttcatcatttttcataatctgatttgtacatgctgctgtgtgtgtgcacttaggcTAGACGAGCAGagtacacacatctaaagttatcttactgtgagcgttttaatggtcaaataggtgtcaaaatgctgtgttcagtgatcatttattcatttataagatgcttaaagcacagtttgtttcatatttttattctattgtacatatttccctttgctcatttacagggaggaaaataactgcatatatacagttgaaatccgaattattagccctcctgaattattagcaaccattttccaccaatttctgtttaatggaaagaagattttttttcaacccatttctaaacataatagttttaataactaattttttataactgatttcattcatctttgttatgatgacagcacatactttactatatatttttcaaagtacaagcattcagattaaagtacaattcaaaggcttaattaggataattgggcaagtcattaatattgaccttaaaataggtttcaaaatatttaaacctgcttttattctagccaaaataaaacaaataagacttcctccagaagaaaaaaaatattatagaaaatactgtaaaaaaatcctgaatttgttaaacatccttttggaaatatttattaaaaaaatataaataaaaaattcacaggagcgctaataattttgacttcagctgaaaaatcgttttgaataatcttgtttgcaattatgacaaaaataatcgtgattatgatttttcccataatagagcagcccttactgtatgtgtaatgtagcctacagtagattatgtgatgtgatcaattaaaaaatacattttcttttttcttagtaataaacatgcttttacactatactgtatgctttagaaaagatacaatagatggtgagaagtatagccccaggctgcaaaaattaaacaaatataagaatgaagttgtttagcctttatagcgccctattaaattgtgttggggtaaaaagaatgtttacatttctttgactatcatggcgatgttattacctcaaatcttaaacgtgcgcacattGCAAGAAATGAAAATCGCGTCACAGCACACACTACAAAATATTAAGGTTATCGAGTCAATGAAACACATCACCTGATAGCAGTATAACTtgctttatcaataattattattatttattataggccaggttacaaatatttgaaaatctgtcactacatgccaaacactcaaaataggttcccttttgcatagctattagtggcagttatgaattaaataaatgggcatatCGGCACGTAAGGTGAGTCGCCTATTATTTAtcgtctgtttatttttctctgttcatttctttcacatgcatgcagagtgaacagtctgtgctgtttctgcttgtttaatagagcgcctcctcttatagccggcctatttcggtataaaggacaaaaaaatttttttttatatactgtatgctattctatcccctatattaaacacagcaaatgtataattaaatattagaaacataaatattttaagtttctaaaagcacattttaatgtttaagcattgtttatttgccgtcggcgtcgatgatgtgcacctctcaaaaaatgtaactacaagtcgcaacg from Danio rerio strain Tuebingen ecotype United States chromosome 8, GRCz12tu, whole genome shotgun sequence includes:
- the LOC141375829 gene encoding E3 ubiquitin-protein ligase RBBP6-like isoform X1, whose amino-acid sequence is MSCVHYRFQSRLTYDSLQFEGLNISAGELKRQIMRSKRLKFCQLKISNAQTDEEYTDDALIPKNTSVIIRRIPAAGLKSSNRRFVGHQAGRWREPSPRADPSLLSLEQLLKTENLAEAKASEEDKLKAVMYQSSLCYYSSSEAMRLLGIPGHHIRHCPTNVGSRSAPHKRIRKSTGIPRSFLLEVDDPDRKGVMIDGSGRYVIPIIDAEAYAAEKRKRPSFSCHTEPLPSSSSAGAASSVRDAGGKRSRSPSSPETRGDQKRPRR
- the LOC141375829 gene encoding E3 ubiquitin-protein ligase RBBP6-like isoform X2; protein product: MSCVHYRFQSRLTYDSLQFEGLNISAGELKRQIMRSKRLKFCQLKISNAQTDEEYTDDALIPKNTSVIIRRIPAAGLKSSNRRFVGHQAGRWREPSPRADPSLLSLEQLLKTENLAEAKASEEDKLKAVMYQSSLCYYSSRAAAPRRTSASGRAQGFPAASCWRWTTQTERES